The DNA region CATAAAAGAAGCCATAGGTGGATAGTATTCTTTAATAATATCCTGATCAGGGTCACTGTGTGTTCCGCTGTAGTACTTAAGTGTAGGAATGGCACTAACTACATGTCCGGCGGTCTGTGACTCAATATAAAACTGCCGGGCACGTATTACCGACTCCCAGTAACTTGATTGAATAGTATCGTATGTAGGTATTGATACCGCAATAGCCTCACCATTTTTCCCAACTCCTCTTAAATTATGCAAAACAGCTAGACTTAATGAGTGTGATGTGAGTGTTAAATGATAATAGGTATCTTCTTTTTTCTCAGGTTTTACAAATGCAAAGCAAACTGTTGTAGCCGCAGAGCCATAAATATTATAATCAGAACCTGAAAGACTCTCCGGTTGACCTCCATCTGGCCAAAGCAGCTCCCAAGGGTACCAAGAAATTGCCCTAACAGTAGCAACAATTTTTTGAGCATAAATAGAGATTAATTTGTTTAAAAGTCTTTCGGCATTGTCCTGTTTATACCACATATCGAAGTCTACTCTATCCGCCATACTACTTGTTAAATTTTTAGGTACAGCATAGATAGAATAAACATTATAGTATTGTTTGGTCTTACTATCGTAAGTCCTAGAAGGTCCTTTCGAATACCAAGTATTTGAACTCGTACTGTCAGGTACTTCTGGAAACTCTGGTATGGCATTGATTGAGTATTTCCCTTCATTTTCTAATAACGTCTTCACCTCATTATTGTTCAACTTTTTCATCCCCATAGAAACCAATTCAGCCTCAACCCTATTGTACTCTTCTCGTTTTGCTTCTACTGTGAACGGAAGCTCTCCTGAAATACCTTTTTCCTCTATCGCTTCAGCTAAAAGCAGTTCTGAATTTATCCTACTAAGTTCATCCATTTTAGACTCAAAATTCTTCTCATTTGAACTAATTTCATAAGCTGATTGTTCTATAGAGTTACTAACAATACTTTCAAATATGTCAGCTTCGATTTTCACAGGGGTACTCTCGCGAAAAGGAACAATTTGTTCATCTTCAGCTATTTCATCTGCACCTGCTAATGGAACTGCTCCGAATAAAATTACTAGAGAAAGTGTAGCGGTAAGCAATTTCTTCACTAATTCCATCCTCCCTACAAAATATATTTTTGAGATATTTACCATGTTATTCCACATACTACCATGTTGGTTCAAGTCGGTATATAGTACATTAATATTAAAAAATTATAACTCCAGCCTCATCGGGAGAGTAGCGTTTGTAAGCGGATAGATAGCGTATATGAGATGGGGCGGAGATAAGCTGACATTGTCCGAATCAGTTGCCGCTCGTCATATTGTGAGCGAACCTCTATAAGCACTAGGTTCTACTAACAGGAAGGGCTATCCACATTCGCAGGGTGGGTATCTAAACAAATCATTAATAATAAAGATGAGATAAGGGGATTATAGGGAATAATCATATCAACAGAAAGTACTGAAAGCCGGCTTGGAGGAGGATATTTATGAAGAAGTTTCTCATGAAGTGTTCTTTAGCATTAGTTGCATTGGTTGGGCTGACAGATACTTCCTATGTTTTGGCATCGCCAAAAGCGAATGGGGAGTGCTATCCGATAACATTTTTTGATACTCTTGAAAAAGCTGTTACAGAATATAAAGAATTAACGGCTTCTTCGAGTCCTGTATTAATGCCAACATGGTTACCATTTGATGCAACTTTAAAAAGTGTACGTATTGTAGGATGTGGATCTGTCCTAAAAACGGAATATGTAAGTGATAATCAGAAAATCCGTGTTCACGTTAATGCTCAAATTGAGAATTCCAAATTAAGCGGGAGTTACGCCGTCTCTTTAAGTGATGGAACAAAAGCTGAATACAAGGATGGCAAATTATTTTATGTATTGCGGTTTGATAAAGAAGAGAGGAACTACATGATCGTCATTGATAAAATAAATGGTAAGCATATCAAAGAAGACGCAGTTATAGAATACTTGCAAAAAATTGCAAATTCTTTGGCTGTGGTTAAGGGAGATAGATAATTTTTCAAATAACCTCTCTCATGGTTTGTACATACAAGAAAAGACGGTTGAGAATTTTACTCAACCGTCTTTTTTCTCGATCCAATATCTCCATTAGTTGTTCCACCCATTCATCGCCGTAGCGTTTGCGAGCTTTGATTAAAGTCGTGGAATCCGGCATCTTCTCGTCAATAGAGATCCGGCAAAAACGACGCCAAGTGAGGCTGTCACCGACTTCCTGAACGAGTGTCTCGTAACCAAAGTTGTACCGACGTTTCAAGTACATTAATCGCAGGAAGGATTCAATTGTTTTGTAGGACGACCTCGTCGGGTGTTGTGCTTTTCTATGAAGGGCTGCATAAATCGCTTATCGTTAAGTAGCGCATCGACTTTTGTTAGTTCGGGCAGTGACCATACAGATTCTGGAATGATGGTATCCCATAAGGTCAACTGTTCTTCACGAAGTTTCAACACTTTCATCACCTCAAAAGGAATTTCCGAGGTTATGTTGAATTCATGAACAAAGGGAATTCAACTCACCTCAAAACGCATTGTTATCTGGTCAATAACAATTTCCGTTTTAAGTGTTTGAATTCCTTTTTATTTTTGCTCCAGTCCTGATTTTTTCAGGGGAAACTAACTACAGGATTGCTTGGTCCTCCCCTCGACTGAACTTATAATTGGTTATGTCTAACTTTGCCAATTGCACAACAGTTATCATAACACTTAAACAGAAGCATCTTTTTCGTCGTTTTCCGTTTTGAGCTAGACTTCTGGATTTATCTTAAAATCAACCCTCAAAATGTATTTTATTGACAAATGGTAACATTTGTAATAGATTATTAGTAGAAATTGACCGTTGATCAAAAAGAAAATTTATAATTTGGGGTTCCTAGTCTGCATGGTCCTAATAGGGGGGGTTTGAATGATTCAGACAACCACGATTATCGCAGAAATTAATAAATTTATGCAGCAGAATAATCTAAACCTTACACAATTGGCAAGGAGATCCGAGATCAACACGGGAACTATTAGCGCAGTTCTAAGCGGTGCACGTCCGCTGGCGGTCGATCAAATGGATCGGATAACTGGAGCAATGGGGCTTTCAAAAGGGCATTTTTATAAGACCTATATTCGGGATTATCTTCAGGAGATGAACCCTGACTGGCGAAGAGTAAGACCTTTTATACATAATTGTGCCGAACTGGACAAGTTAGATCATATACGCGAAGTTGTGGCTTTACTGCTCGATAATTTGTTATACTCCCCGCTTTTGTTTGATCTGGCTGAGGAATTGTTTGAAATAGGCAAACATGAAGCGGCGGCGATTCTTTACGAAAATGTGGCTATGAGCGAACGAAATCAGCATTCTGAACGGTTGGCCTTGTGCCAATATCGCCTATTTAAGATTAGGCTTGGCAATAACCAGTCTCACAATATGCTGCTATCCCATCAGTTTGAACCATATGTAGAGCGTCTGGATGAAATAGATCAACTGGATGCATTGAAGGATTTGGCAAACATTTACCGTGCACTTTATAATTGGGATAAGGTTGAGGAATTGGCGGTAATTTTGGAGTGTAAGGGAAGGATTCAATATAAATTAGCACATCAAATCAAAAAAAGAGAAACTTCCAAAAAGCCTGGGAGACCATTATTCTTTTATTGTGCATATGCCAATCTTCTCCGTGCTTGTGTATGTGAGGCAAGGAAAGATTATAAGCAGGCGTTGCATTATACGAATATTTACTCTGATTTGGAATGGGTAGAGGAAAAAGATAACGATGCGCTTCACTGGCTTCATTTATTTAAAGAATGGGCCAGAGTCAATACTTATGCGTATACGCTTCTATCAGGGGATTCAAGTGTAATTCCGAAGTATATCGATTACATGGAAACGAATAAAGATGAGGTTTTGCCTGGATTGTTCAATATTATTGAAGCAGCAAACCGATTTGATCTCGAAATAGATGATATCCTGGAACGATTTGATTCATATATCGTCGACTATATAAAGGATCAGCACACTATTGGTTTATATACAGACCAATTGATCGCTACAGCTTTCGCTGACTTCTTGCACGAATTAGCGGCTTATTATTTTAATCGTAATCTGTATCCGTTTGGATTTAAATATTTATTGCACTGTTTGGAATTATCTGCAAAAATCAATAAGAGATCATGTATAATTAAATCAGTTGGATTGTTTGAACGCTTTAGAGCTGCAGCTTCATCTGAAACGAAATCAACCTATCAAAATCTGATTAATGAGGTGTATGAAGATGAAAAAGACAAGGCCGCTTCTCTATTTGGCAACTAGTTTGCTTTTTGTTACTTCCGTTCTTGTTAACACACAAAACCTCATTCAACTTTTGGGTTTCACTCATGGAGGCGGCTGATTGAAAAGAAAACCTGAAAGCTGCGGTTTATTTGACTCCGATTATGTAAATACACAGCTGAAATAAGAAAAGGAGTGTGGATACCCACTTCAGGCTATTGGCAAAGCTCTGTTTTTTGAGTTCGTTTGAATAAGTTGGATGAATTTCTGAAGTATTGAGTATTAAAATATAAGAAGATCGCCCCACCTGGCCAGCTTAACCAGATAGGGCGATCTTCTTGATTTTTTGACATATAGCGGTCATGAGCGCTTGCTCTAAGACTTTTTTCTTGCTGCGAAACCGACAATAGTGAAGTCCGTGGAGCTCTTTGGCATCCGCGAAACTTCGCTCAATCGTGCAGAAGTCTATTGATTATCGCCAAACCAAATGTTTTCCGTTCCTGTGCGAGTATCTGTCCAAACGCTGACAAGACGGTCTGTTTGGGGGACAACCGCATTTCCAGTATAATCTCCAATTAAAGTGAGACCTGCAACGCTTCTGGATGCGGAGTTCGAACGGCGCTTTGCCGAAGAAATCGAAGGAATGCTTGATCAAAATAAGGTGGATGTATACTATTTTCGTTTATACGATTTTTGGAATGCAACACATTACTGGGAAGATGCCTACTGGCGCTCGCATTTGACCTACCATCCGTTTCTAGTTCGTTACCGCCCATCTTCAATAAAAATGTGTCCAATCGGATGCTATACATAACGGCGAACGCTATCGATAACGTAGGGAAGGGTACCTAAATCTTTTTCGATAGCAGGTATTAGCACATCGATCATAGGCGCACGATTTAACTGTCTTCTACGCTGAACTTCCATCTCCTCATTCCTTGCACAAATGATTACATTTTTTTCATGGTATGTGTACAAATACGGTTTGGTCAGGGCGTAAGCGAGTATGCCTTTTTTAAAATAGGGGGGCTTTTGCTTAGGGTTGCTTTATCATTACTGCATATAATGCATGGTCATGGTGAAGTCGCAGGTCTATTGCATCTGCTGAAGGGAGAGGTAAATGTGAAGGTTGGAAAATTGCAGCCTTTAAGAAGCAAATGGGTGAAAACAAAAGTAATTCTCAATAACAGCTTCATTAAACCGTTTATCCCTGACACACAGAGGTATAACAAGGCCAATCTGAAGTCTATGATTAGCAAATACGGTATGGTGTACATTAAACCTGAGAGCGGTACTTACGGAATGGGTGTCATTAAAGCAGAGAAGGTGAATCCTCAAAGTTTTGCCTACCAAATTGAGCAAAAACGACTGACGTTCGACAACTTTGAATCGTTCCATGCAAGTCTAGAACGTCTGGTGCGCAAAAAAAGCTATCTAGTTCAGAAAGGTATCCATCTGCTCAAGCACAACAACAGACGTTTTGACATCCGGGTCATGATCCAGTTAAACCCAAGCCATCAGTGGGAAGCTACCGGCATTATCGGTCGCCTTGGTCATCCGAAAAAAATCGTAACCAATTATCATAGCGGCGGTAAGCCGATGGATGTTCATAAGCTGTTGGAATCCCATGCATCCCCAAAACGAAGAAAAGAACTGGTTCGGGAAATGAATGAGCTTAGCCTGCACATAGCCCGTCATATGAAGAAAAAATACCCTCACCTGAAGCAAATCGGCGTGGATATTGGGCTGGACCGTGGTATGAAGCCCTGGATTATTGAGGTGAATGTCAAACCGGATCCCTTTATTTTTAATCAATTAAAGGACAAGACGATGTATCGTAGGGTCAGGCAATGCTACCGGCGCGCTGCTTCAAAAGTGAAATAAAAAAATGGCATTGCTTTAATTTATGTATTCTACTTTAAGTAGGAATTAACTTATACTTCTCCATATAACTAAACGAGAACATGAGTATGATTGCTTATTAAAGACAAAATACGCTATCTCCAAAAGCGGGCATATCCTCTGTTGAGGATAACGCCCGCTTTTGATTTTTAAGTTTTTGTATATAATTGCATTTTATTCGTCATTGTTAAGCATATAATGATATACGCTTCATTCATTACATGATCTAGAATAGCGTTGCCCCAACAAAACCATAATTAACATGCTTTCTGTTGTTTGTTTTTGGAGGACGCTTCCCCATTAAATTTGCTTCTTCAAGAAAATAATGAATGATACGAGCTTGATAATGAACTCTTTTGGATAGGGGCAGGCTCCAGCATGTCTCTACAGTTATGGCTTTGGCATGAAGCAGCCGGCTTGCTGCCGTACGCCCTGTACCTTCCTTATGTTTAATACGTGAGCTAAAGCGATGTTTTGGAATATCGATACTGCTATTTATCTTGCCCACAATTCTTCTAACTGTAGGCTGAGCTTTACTGCCAGGGTTGATTATGAGTGTCTGACCCAGTCTTTTGGGATTTACTTTAGACAACCCGTTTGCTTCATGAAGATCAATATACCAATTGGGGCGATGTTTTTTTGCTAATTCAAACAACTCTTTAGCGAGCGGATGCTTGGCCGATTTATGCACGCTCCTAGGAAAAGTCCTATTCAAATCAGGAATGCCGCGAATGCGTTTTTTATATGCTTGATTATTTACTGTCGGAACGAGAATGAGTTTGCCTTTTTCTATCTTCAAGTTTCCTCTACGCAACCTATCCAATAATTGCTGGGCCGCACGGATACTGGCTATTTCATTGCCGTGAATTCCCGCAGTAATAAAGACGGTTTCTCCCGGATTTTTACCTTCAATAACATAATACGGTGTTTTATAACTGGAATTTTGCGCTAGAAACTGTTTCCTGATCATCATAAGGCTCTCACCTCCTGTGTGATAAGATATCATACGGGTATGTTTTATTGGGAGACACGTACAGAATGACCGAGCAATCTGCGGATTATTGGGGTTAGATATGTTAAGGAAATGCCCTTGATAAGACTAAGAGGTATCGTACGAATATCACTTGGTGTGACGGTCACTCCGCTCGATACAGAATGGTGGAACTCCATTACACAACTGTACGTCGGGTTTTGCCTTCAAAAAGGCAAACTGATGTAAAATTCTTTCAGGACAGCAGTACCAAAGCTAACTAACCCGCTCCGATGTCTCCAAATCTTCCTTTAATGTTGATGGCGAACAAGACAAAATAAAAAACCGCTTCTGATCACAATTCAGAGGCGG from Paenibacillus macerans includes:
- a CDS encoding helix-turn-helix domain-containing protein, with amino-acid sequence MIQTTTIIAEINKFMQQNNLNLTQLARRSEINTGTISAVLSGARPLAVDQMDRITGAMGLSKGHFYKTYIRDYLQEMNPDWRRVRPFIHNCAELDKLDHIREVVALLLDNLLYSPLLFDLAEELFEIGKHEAAAILYENVAMSERNQHSERLALCQYRLFKIRLGNNQSHNMLLSHQFEPYVERLDEIDQLDALKDLANIYRALYNWDKVEELAVILECKGRIQYKLAHQIKKRETSKKPGRPLFFYCAYANLLRACVCEARKDYKQALHYTNIYSDLEWVEEKDNDALHWLHLFKEWARVNTYAYTLLSGDSSVIPKYIDYMETNKDEVLPGLFNIIEAANRFDLEIDDILERFDSYIVDYIKDQHTIGLYTDQLIATAFADFLHELAAYYFNRNLYPFGFKYLLHCLELSAKINKRSCIIKSVGLFERFRAAASSETKSTYQNLINEVYEDEKDKAASLFGN
- a CDS encoding YheC/YheD family protein → MKVGKLQPLRSKWVKTKVILNNSFIKPFIPDTQRYNKANLKSMISKYGMVYIKPESGTYGMGVIKAEKVNPQSFAYQIEQKRLTFDNFESFHASLERLVRKKSYLVQKGIHLLKHNNRRFDIRVMIQLNPSHQWEATGIIGRLGHPKKIVTNYHSGGKPMDVHKLLESHASPKRRKELVREMNELSLHIARHMKKKYPHLKQIGVDIGLDRGMKPWIIEVNVKPDPFIFNQLKDKTMYRRVRQCYRRAASKVK
- a CDS encoding succinylglutamate desuccinylase/aspartoacylase family protein, giving the protein MMIRKQFLAQNSSYKTPYYVIEGKNPGETVFITAGIHGNEIASIRAAQQLLDRLRRGNLKIEKGKLILVPTVNNQAYKKRIRGIPDLNRTFPRSVHKSAKHPLAKELFELAKKHRPNWYIDLHEANGLSKVNPKRLGQTLIINPGSKAQPTVRRIVGKINSSIDIPKHRFSSRIKHKEGTGRTAASRLLHAKAITVETCWSLPLSKRVHYQARIIHYFLEEANLMGKRPPKTNNRKHVNYGFVGATLF